The genomic region TCTACGCCCGCGTGAGTACCCGCGACAAGGGTCAGGACAACGAGAACCAACTGCGCGAGTTGCGGGCCTTCGCCGCGCGGCTGGGTTACACAGTATATAAAGAGTACCTCGACACGGAGTCGGGCGGCAAGGCCGAGCGGCCCCAGTTCCAGCAACTCTTTATTGATGCGCACCAGCGGCGCTTCGATGTGGTGCTGTTCTGGGCCCTGGACCGCTTCAGCCGGGAGGGCGTGATTGAAACGCTCAACCACCTGCAGCGGCTCTCGCACTCGGGTGTGCAGTTCAAGAGCTACTCCGAGCAGTACCTGGACTCGACCGGTATGTTCAAGGAGGCCATCATCAGCATCCTGGCCACCATTGCCAAGCAGGAGCGGGTCCGGCTGGGCGAGCGGACAAAGGCCGGACTGGCCAAAGCCGTGGCCAAGGGTGCGACGCTGGGCCGGCCGGGAGTCGACCCTGAGAAGCAGGCGCACGTGCTGCGGCTTAAGGGCACTGGCATCTCGAACCGGGCCATTGCTACTGCACTGGGGCTTTCGCCAAGCACGGTGGCCAAGTACTTAGGCGCGTAGTTTCCTGTCCTTTTAGCAGGCTAAGCTGAGGGTGAGTTTTGGGCTCTTGTTTCACACATCCCAAACCAAACCCCAGTTTTATGAGAAACCTCGTTGTGCTGCTTTTCGGCGGCATCGGGCTGCTGCTGGCCACCGCCTTTAGCGCGCCGGCCTACGCTCAGCAGCCAAGACCAGACCTGGCCACCCTCCACCTGCAGGCGCGCCACGTGCACGTCGACGTGGCGGCTGCCCCAGTTGCAGCCGAGCAGGTGGGTGTGGCCCAGCTGGCG from Hymenobacter canadensis harbors:
- a CDS encoding recombinase family protein; this encodes MEAAIYARVSTRDKGQDNENQLRELRAFAARLGYTVYKEYLDTESGGKAERPQFQQLFIDAHQRRFDVVLFWALDRFSREGVIETLNHLQRLSHSGVQFKSYSEQYLDSTGMFKEAIISILATIAKQERVRLGERTKAGLAKAVAKGATLGRPGVDPEKQAHVLRLKGTGISNRAIATALGLSPSTVAKYLGA